The following is a genomic window from Flavobacterium crassostreae.
AGGGAATGCGCATGAGCATTACAATGGGAGAGGTTAACGGAATCATAGAAAAAACTACTGCAATGGTACCATGCGGATCATTAATTACGCTAAAAAAACCAACGTAAACACTTAACATCAAAGGCATTATTATAGGCAACAAAAATTGTTGCGAGTCTGTTTGGTTGTCTACTGCAGCACCAATAGCGGCATAAAAAGAACTGTACAGAAAATAGCCTCCTATAAAATAAATCACAAAGCTAATCAGTATGCTGGCTATAGGCAAATTCCATAGCTCGCCAATGTACATTTGTGCTGTATTTGCAAATTGTTCTTGTGTGTTTTGTATTAATTCTGGGGCAACACTCGCTGAAGGACCAACGGTAACACCAAAAAACAGGGACGCAACAAATAGTAAGGATAATCCAATTAGTGCCCAGATAAAAAATTGTAAAATTCCTGCCAGAGAGGTCCCTATAATTTTACCTATCATCAATTGAAATGGCTTGACAGACGAAATAATAATCTCTACAATTCTGTTTGTTTTTTCTTCTATAACACTGCGCATTACCATGTTGCCATAAATGATGATAAACATCATAATGAGGTATCCAAAACCACCTCCAATAGCAATTTTAATTTCGTTAAGTCCCTTTAGACTTTGCTCTCCAGAGGCTTTGGTTAGGTTTATATTTACTTTGGATTGTGCTTTTTCAATGGCAAGTGTGTCTAGATTTGCTTTATGCAAATTTATTTTTGTGATTTTTTGGGCAATCACATTTTGTACGTTTTCTATAAAAACAATGCTAGGGCTACTGTTGGAAACAAACTCTATCTTGGATTCTAAATCTACGGTACTTGTTGTTTTAGGGATCAGCAACAAGCCTTCGTAACTTTGGTTGGTAATACTATCCTTGAGCCCTTGGGTAGGGATGGTAGACAAATCCAAGTAGTGGTAACTGGTATTGGTTTGGTTTAAATTTAGAAATTCTTTAGCAAATAAACCCGATTCGTCATGAATTGCAATACGTTTGGTGTCTGCTTTCATATTGCTCAAATAACCTATAAATGCAGCAATAGCAACAAATAACAACGGACTCAAAAAGGTCATTACTATAAAAGATTTGTTTCGCACTTTTGCAATAAACTCTCTTTTTATGATTAATGCTATAATACTCATTTTTAACGGGGTGTTTTTTTTTATTTTTTTCTTAGGATAAAACTATTGGCTAACTGCTTGGATGAAAATATCATTAACGGTAGGGATTTTTTCAACAAAATGTGTTACTTGTCCTTGTTGGGTCAAACAATGCAACAATTCATTTGGCAAGGCCTTACCCAATTGTATTTCTAATTTAAGCTCTTGATTTAGCGATTTAAAATTGGCTGGACTAACTGTAAATTTTTGTGTCAAGGCATACATCAATTGCGCTACGTTATCCGTGAGAATACCTACCTCATAACTATTGGT
Proteins encoded in this region:
- a CDS encoding ABC transporter permease, which produces MSIIALIIKREFIAKVRNKSFIVMTFLSPLLFVAIAAFIGYLSNMKADTKRIAIHDESGLFAKEFLNLNQTNTSYHYLDLSTIPTQGLKDSITNQSYEGLLLIPKTTSTVDLESKIEFVSNSSPSIVFIENVQNVIAQKITKINLHKANLDTLAIEKAQSKVNINLTKASGEQSLKGLNEIKIAIGGGFGYLIMMFIIIYGNMVMRSVIEEKTNRIVEIIISSVKPFQLMIGKIIGTSLAGILQFFIWALIGLSLLFVASLFFGVTVGPSASVAPELIQNTQEQFANTAQMYIGELWNLPIASILISFVIYFIGGYFLYSSFYAAIGAAVDNQTDSQQFLLPIIMPLMLSVYVGFFSVINDPHGTIAVVFSMIPLTSPIVMLMRIPFGVPLWQIALSVTILFATFFGVVWFAAKIYRVGILMYGKKPTWKELYRWLKYTQ